One region of Spiroplasma culicicola AES-1 genomic DNA includes:
- a CDS encoding lipoprotein, which translates to MKKILTIIGGFSLIAIPTAFTISCFSGDMGFKSTMSDHLSEIFMEGTPETITKDEILTEIYKKYALNTDETRKGIILGEIIKVDNTTAKVDITITIESPIFYAEQFTMTIKFLDE; encoded by the coding sequence ATGAAAAAGATATTAACAATAATTGGTGGTTTTTCATTAATTGCAATTCCAACTGCTTTTACAATAAGTTGTTTTTCCGGCGATATGGGTTTTAAGTCAACTATGAGCGATCATTTGTCAGAAATTTTTATGGAAGGTACACCTGAGACTATAACAAAAGATGAAATATTGACCGAAATCTATAAAAAATATGCTCTTAATACAGATGAAACTAGAAAAGGAATAATTTTAGGAGAAATTATAAAGGTTGATAATACTACAGCAAAAGTAGATATAACAATTACTATTGAAAGTCCTATCTTTTATGCAGAACAATTTACTATGACAATTAAGTTTTTAGATGAATAA
- a CDS encoding ATP-binding cassette domain-containing protein, which translates to MQNKLLLQLKDVEHVNKHGLQLQKINLKIHERDVISLVGSNNQGKDILAKIIIHDLFPTAGFVKYGFDDKEIYKYLGYQFRHNTWPNGFKTKDVLDLYKIMNNITDDEWLNQLIELLQINTFMNRELSSCSYVKLESFSLFLALIKKPKILLIDTLSSAHDIVEKTNIINFLRNYSIENNASIIFINSDEQLVSEICNRIITIDHSTIIDDFKIKPDFNFHEYHFKIYRQLNDPKYLNKREDINNDILNEFNNFEDSFKESELHFLNLLIKNKNTEIQINFKNLIFHKEQLKLLIKNLITSQINNKEIKRIKEEVKRINHYDKNVWKLVKHNSNLLLPYNELHVNYLEFLRNTFKKHLKRNTLIINGNKIKILNKDKSKEFKQMKKRIIKEELLKFKNY; encoded by the coding sequence ATGCAAAATAAATTATTATTACAATTAAAAGATGTTGAACATGTAAACAAACATGGACTGCAATTACAAAAAATAAATTTAAAAATTCATGAACGAGATGTTATTTCATTGGTAGGTTCTAATAATCAAGGAAAAGATATTTTAGCAAAAATAATTATTCATGATTTATTTCCAACTGCTGGTTTTGTTAAATATGGATTTGATGACAAAGAAATATATAAATATCTTGGTTATCAATTTAGACATAATACATGACCAAATGGTTTTAAAACAAAAGATGTTCTTGATTTGTATAAGATTATGAATAATATTACAGATGATGAATGGTTAAATCAGTTAATTGAATTACTTCAAATTAATACATTTATGAATAGAGAATTATCTAGTTGTAGTTATGTTAAGTTAGAGTCATTTTCTTTATTTTTAGCTTTAATAAAAAAACCAAAAATTTTATTAATTGATACTTTATCATCTGCACATGACATTGTTGAAAAAACAAATATAATTAATTTTTTAAGAAATTATTCTATTGAAAACAATGCTTCAATTATATTTATTAATTCTGATGAACAACTTGTAAGTGAGATATGTAATCGTATTATTACAATTGATCATAGTACAATTATTGATGATTTTAAAATTAAGCCTGATTTTAATTTTCACGAATATCATTTTAAAATTTATAGGCAATTAAATGATCCAAAATATTTAAATAAGAGAGAAGATATTAATAATGATATCTTGAATGAGTTTAATAATTTTGAGGATTCTTTTAAAGAATCAGAGTTACATTTTCTTAATTTATTAATTAAGAATAAAAATACTGAAATACAAATCAATTTTAAAAATTTAATATTTCACAAAGAACAATTAAAATTACTTATTAAAAATCTGATAACTAGTCAAATTAATAATAAGGAAATAAAAAGAATTAAAGAAGAAGTCAAAAGAATTAATCATTATGACAAAAATGTTTGAAAATTAGTTAAACATAATTCAAACTTATTATTACCATATAATGAATTACATGTTAATTATTTAGAATTTTTAAGAAACACTTTTAAGAAACATTTAAAAAGAAATACATTGATCATCAATGGCAATAAAATAAAAATTCTAAATAAAGATAAAAGCAAAGAATTTAAACAAATGAAAAAAAGAATCATAAAAGAAGAACTATTAAAATTTAAAAACTATTAG
- the citF gene encoding citrate lyase subunit alpha, whose protein sequence is MNKPQITKEYLDNIKKDINYDLIPYDKNKAKTSNFSTNKTQLPNNGVNRTKLATIKDAILGSGLKSGMTISFHHHFRNGDKTVKLVLEVIKELGIKDLTIASSSFTDAHNFLVDYINEGYVKALQSSGCRDTLGKFISGGGCDTPLLIRSHGGRARAIESGDLKIDVAFIAASAADEMGNANGMMGKSKCGSLGYAIVDAQYANKTIIITDNIVPYPNEIISIPQTNVDYVVEVEEIGDPKGIMSGAIRLTTNPKEELIAHNVTKIITNSQLFKNGFSIQMGTGGASLSVVKYLKKHMIEREIKASFCLGGITSHQVDLYKEGLVDVLLDTQCFDLPSVESIYENKNHIEISASMYANPHNKSPYVNKLDFVILSALEADVNFNVNVMTGSDGIIRGASGGHSDTAEGAKVSIVCMPTIRGRLSCIVDKVNTIITPGNTVDIIVTDYGIAVNPLRKDLLDELTQAGIKLVTLEKIKQFAEGIVGKAKEIEWDYSKPVAIIEARDGSILDIIYKVKD, encoded by the coding sequence ATGAATAAACCACAAATTACAAAAGAATATTTGGATAATATTAAAAAGGATATTAACTATGATTTAATTCCTTATGATAAAAATAAAGCAAAAACTTCAAATTTTAGTACTAATAAAACACAATTACCAAATAATGGAGTTAATAGAACTAAATTAGCTACAATTAAAGATGCAATTCTTGGTTCGGGTTTAAAAAGTGGAATGACTATATCATTTCACCACCACTTTAGAAATGGGGATAAAACTGTAAAGTTAGTTTTAGAAGTAATAAAAGAACTTGGGATTAAAGATTTGACTATTGCAAGTAGTAGTTTTACAGATGCACATAACTTTTTAGTTGATTATATTAATGAAGGATATGTGAAAGCTTTACAATCATCTGGTTGTAGAGATACTCTTGGAAAATTTATTTCAGGGGGTGGTTGTGATACACCGTTATTAATTAGAAGTCATGGTGGGCGTGCAAGAGCAATTGAATCAGGTGATCTAAAAATTGATGTAGCATTTATTGCTGCAAGTGCAGCTGATGAGATGGGAAATGCAAATGGGATGATGGGAAAATCTAAATGTGGTAGTTTGGGATATGCTATTGTAGATGCACAATATGCAAATAAAACCATAATTATTACAGATAACATTGTGCCATATCCAAATGAAATTATTTCAATTCCTCAAACCAATGTTGATTATGTTGTTGAGGTTGAAGAAATTGGAGATCCAAAAGGAATTATGAGTGGAGCTATCAGATTAACTACTAATCCAAAAGAAGAATTGATAGCACATAATGTTACTAAAATAATTACAAACAGCCAATTATTTAAAAATGGATTTTCAATTCAAATGGGAACTGGGGGAGCTTCTTTATCAGTTGTCAAATATCTGAAAAAACATATGATTGAAAGAGAAATTAAAGCTAGTTTTTGTCTTGGGGGAATAACTTCACACCAAGTTGATTTATACAAAGAAGGATTAGTAGATGTTTTATTAGATACTCAATGTTTTGATTTGCCTTCTGTTGAATCAATATATGAAAATAAAAACCACATTGAAATCTCTGCATCAATGTATGCAAATCCTCATAATAAATCACCATATGTTAATAAATTAGATTTTGTAATTTTGAGTGCTTTAGAAGCAGATGTAAATTTCAATGTTAATGTTATGACTGGAAGTGATGGAATTATTAGAGGAGCTTCAGGAGGACATTCAGATACTGCTGAAGGTGCCAAAGTTTCTATAGTGTGTATGCCCACAATTAGAGGAAGATTGAGTTGTATTGTAGATAAAGTTAATACTATTATCACTCCAGGTAATACTGTTGATATAATAGTTACAGATTATGGTATAGCTGTTAATCCATTAAGAAAAGACTTACTTGATGAATTAACTCAAGCTGGAATTAAACTTGTAACTTTAGAAAAAATAAAACAATTTGCAGAAGGTATTGTTGGAAAAGCAAAAGAAATAGAATGAGATTATAGTAAACCAGTTGCTATTATTGAAGCTAGAGACGGATCAATTTTAGATATAATTTATAAAGTAAAGGATTAA
- a CDS encoding adenylyltransferase/cytidyltransferase family protein codes for MNEISFDFINLKNEKTKLEVEDFLNHFDLKYTKVDCTIVARVKNKIIGVCSKLNNLIKNVAVADEYKGMNLLNSLLTLIIKKINEQNFKNVFVITKFINKKIFLEMNFKLIYENENISFLTTDDSEFKKYKLYIESFNLKGTIGVIIMNANPMTKGHLSLIETASLQNDHVIIIPVKEEGSLFTYKERVNIIQKNIVQFNNVILIEGTEFLVSKNFFPSYFIKSDEQTIIEQCKLDVNIFCSLFSKFLNQVTRYVGEEPYSQTTKNYNEVIKEILNQKDIGIKIIKRSEFNGQAISASKVRELIYKQDFESLKNYVTKLTYEFITSKEIIIRAKENPDMVFKKH; via the coding sequence GTGAATGAAATAAGTTTTGATTTTATAAATTTAAAAAATGAAAAAACTAAATTAGAAGTTGAAGATTTCTTAAATCATTTTGATCTTAAATATACAAAAGTAGATTGTACTATTGTTGCAAGAGTTAAAAATAAAATTATTGGTGTTTGTAGCAAATTAAATAATTTAATTAAAAATGTTGCAGTAGCAGATGAATATAAAGGAATGAATTTATTAAATTCTTTATTAACATTAATAATTAAAAAAATTAATGAACAAAATTTTAAAAATGTTTTTGTAATTACAAAATTTATAAATAAAAAAATATTTTTAGAGATGAATTTTAAATTAATTTATGAAAATGAAAATATTTCTTTTTTAACAACAGATGATAGTGAATTTAAAAAATATAAATTGTACATTGAAAGTTTTAACTTAAAAGGAACAATTGGTGTAATAATTATGAATGCAAATCCTATGACAAAAGGCCATTTAAGCTTAATTGAAACTGCAAGTTTACAAAATGATCATGTAATTATTATTCCAGTTAAAGAAGAAGGATCTTTATTTACATATAAAGAAAGAGTTAATATCATTCAAAAAAATATTGTACAGTTTAATAATGTTATTTTAATTGAAGGAACAGAATTTTTAGTTTCAAAAAACTTCTTTCCAAGTTATTTTATAAAATCAGATGAACAAACAATTATTGAACAATGTAAACTTGATGTAAATATATTTTGTAGTTTATTTTCAAAATTTCTAAATCAAGTTACAAGATATGTAGGAGAAGAACCATATTCACAAACAACAAAAAATTATAATGAAGTTATAAAAGAAATTTTAAATCAAAAGGATATTGGAATTAAAATAATTAAACGAAGTGAATTTAATGGTCAAGCTATTAGTGCATCGAAGGTAAGAGAATTAATTTATAAACAAGATTTTGAATCTCTAAAAAATTATGTAACTAAATTAACATATGAATTTATTACAAGTAAAGAAATTATAATTCGTGCAAAAGAAAATCCGGACATGGTTTTTAAAAAACATTAA
- a CDS encoding triphosphoribosyl-dephospho-CoA synthase: MFKKYRSQLLKAIKKEYSFFPSLGLVSKVNSGSHNDMNYKTFKKSFTIFKPYLIEIESSIDKINSFNDLKTIGYNFENQMFIKTNNVNTHKGLIFCIGIFYYCFLIHKINQVDLKTTIIDFCQPLKKLQLNSNSYKLTKRYNLKHAIDNAIDGYQVVFESYSFFKNLNNNYKLLALLLYISKKIDDTTLIQKIGYEKYLLVKEDFNYLLNNILEKKLSKKEILKINQNYILQNISPGGAADLLVLVLFLKNINY, translated from the coding sequence ATGTTCAAAAAATATCGTTCTCAACTTTTAAAGGCAATTAAGAAAGAATATTCTTTTTTTCCTTCATTAGGTTTAGTTTCAAAAGTTAATTCAGGTTCTCATAATGATATGAATTATAAAACCTTTAAAAAGAGTTTTACAATTTTTAAACCATATTTAATTGAAATAGAATCTTCAATTGACAAAATTAATAGCTTTAATGATTTAAAAACAATTGGTTATAATTTTGAAAATCAAATGTTTATTAAAACAAATAATGTCAATACTCATAAAGGTTTAATTTTTTGTATAGGAATATTTTATTATTGTTTTTTAATTCACAAAATTAATCAAGTAGATTTAAAAACAACAATAATAGATTTTTGTCAACCACTGAAAAAGTTACAATTAAATTCAAATTCATATAAATTAACTAAAAGATATAATTTAAAACATGCAATTGATAATGCAATTGATGGTTATCAAGTTGTTTTTGAATCATATTCTTTTTTTAAAAATTTAAATAATAATTATAAGTTACTGGCTTTACTTTTATACATTTCAAAAAAAATTGATGATACAACTTTAATTCAAAAGATAGGTTATGAAAAATATCTTTTGGTTAAAGAAGATTTTAATTATTTATTAAATAATATTTTAGAAAAGAAATTATCAAAAAAAGAAATACTTAAAATTAATCAAAATTATATTTTGCAAAATATTTCTCCTGGAGGTGCAGCTGATTTACTTGTCCTTGTCTTATTTTTAAAAAATATTAATTATTAA
- a CDS encoding aldolase/citrate lyase family protein, giving the protein MANFVQKNQRKHMLFIPADKPAMYRDAILYKADTLMFDLEDAVAYQEKDAARQLLIEVLNDIDYNAHGIETCVRINGVDTEFYEKDIEACVKAKVNMIRIPKAETIEEIEEIENVLKKYEQKYELNYEIKFFIAIESAKGVLNAYEIGSSSKRIVGIALGGVDYLLDMKANKLPNREELLYARQHLVHVARALKIDAFDVIYPNTADAEGFIKEFKFIKSLGFNGKSVIHPNQITLINEIYKPSQAELEFALEMKEAFDENIKQGKGVFLFKGQMVDKPVVDKQLEIIALAKEFEMLSDK; this is encoded by the coding sequence ATGGCTAATTTTGTGCAAAAAAATCAAAGAAAACATATGTTGTTTATTCCAGCTGACAAACCAGCAATGTATCGTGATGCTATTTTATATAAAGCTGATACATTAATGTTTGATTTAGAAGATGCTGTTGCATATCAAGAAAAAGATGCTGCAAGACAGTTATTAATTGAAGTATTAAATGATATTGATTACAATGCACATGGGATTGAAACTTGTGTAAGAATTAATGGAGTTGATACAGAATTTTATGAAAAAGATATTGAAGCTTGTGTTAAAGCAAAAGTAAATATGATTCGTATTCCAAAAGCAGAAACAATTGAAGAAATTGAAGAAATTGAAAATGTACTTAAAAAATATGAACAAAAGTATGAATTAAATTATGAAATTAAATTCTTTATTGCAATCGAAAGTGCAAAAGGAGTTTTAAATGCATATGAAATTGGATCAAGTTCTAAAAGAATTGTGGGTATTGCACTTGGAGGAGTAGATTATTTATTAGATATGAAAGCCAATAAATTACCAAATAGAGAAGAATTATTATATGCGCGTCAGCATTTAGTACATGTTGCAAGAGCTTTAAAAATTGATGCTTTTGATGTAATTTATCCAAATACTGCAGATGCTGAAGGCTTTATCAAAGAATTTAAATTTATCAAATCATTAGGATTCAATGGTAAATCTGTTATTCATCCAAATCAAATTACTTTAATTAATGAAATATATAAACCAAGTCAAGCCGAACTTGAATTTGCATTAGAAATGAAAGAAGCATTTGATGAAAATATTAAGCAAGGGAAAGGAGTATTTCTTTTCAAAGGTCAAATGGTTGATAAACCTGTTGTTGATAAACAACTAGAAATTATTGCATTGGCTAAAGAATTTGAAATGTTAAGTGATAAGTAA
- a CDS encoding bifunctional 4-hydroxy-2-oxoglutarate aldolase/2-dehydro-3-deoxy-phosphogluconate aldolase, with the protein MNNIEKHIQTLEQHKLSTIVRTNDFDHAYKIIKASHDAGIKFIEITLTTPNALELIKKCREDFPDLLIGAGTVLTIEDAKKSLEYGAQYFVSPIAAVELVKFSNEQNILCIAGAITPTEMYSLWSAGAQIIKFFPANSMPKDYIKLVHNPHPEFKFIATGGIDSTNILDYLEAGCVAAGVTADLGGADISKSYEEILEIAKKYIKIVANAK; encoded by the coding sequence ATGAATAATATAGAAAAACACATTCAAACATTAGAACAACACAAATTATCAACAATTGTTAGAACAAATGATTTTGATCATGCTTATAAAATTATAAAAGCAAGTCATGATGCTGGAATTAAATTTATTGAAATTACTTTAACAACACCAAACGCTTTAGAATTAATAAAAAAATGTAGAGAAGATTTTCCTGATTTATTAATTGGAGCTGGAACAGTATTAACTATTGAAGATGCAAAGAAAAGTTTAGAGTATGGTGCACAATATTTTGTATCACCAATTGCTGCAGTTGAATTAGTTAAATTTTCAAATGAACAAAATATTTTATGCATTGCAGGTGCAATTACACCAACAGAAATGTATAGTTTGTGATCTGCAGGTGCTCAAATTATTAAATTTTTCCCTGCCAATTCAATGCCAAAAGATTATATTAAATTAGTTCATAATCCTCATCCAGAGTTTAAGTTTATTGCAACCGGGGGAATTGATAGTACAAATATCTTAGATTATCTTGAAGCTGGTTGTGTTGCAGCTGGAGTAACTGCTGACCTTGGTGGAGCAGATATTTCTAAAAGCTATGAAGAAATACTTGAAATTGCAAAAAAATATATAAAAATTGTTGCTAATGCAAAATAA
- the citX gene encoding citrate lyase holo-[acyl-carrier protein] synthase produces the protein MLNDILEAREKRTLFLKSKLENHEFVITFSLNIPGDNKNGRNKKNFIIKYFHEYISQLNKKYNAIDYEFLSDAAGYAYYLMVADGDPYEIKKMSLQFEESLGEIGYLIDIDIYESNFKKISRQDLAEFPRKCFLCEKPAKVCAFKQTHTYEQLNNFIDKKLLEKTMFVLSNKYIYEDIVNKVTKGKIKAGDRLKENNLAQEYGVSRTKIREVLKELEDVGLVVQKKDVGAEIKTFSQMEIIEITDISISIYKILFEDVFLNLTDYDYHIIKGISDNLIKIDILNYDLILRWAKKFKNLLFSLSNKQFTKKQYVKMECILSPIYYKVYVQISKGKTNLKEEQLDICNALMQKDYHKYIEKVNEYCNKLKKIFLEM, from the coding sequence ATGTTAAATGATATTTTAGAGGCTCGTGAGAAGAGAACATTATTTTTGAAAAGTAAACTTGAAAATCATGAATTTGTAATAACTTTTTCTTTAAATATTCCTGGAGATAATAAAAATGGAAGAAACAAGAAGAATTTTATTATTAAATATTTTCATGAATATATAAGTCAATTAAATAAAAAATATAATGCAATTGATTATGAATTTTTAAGTGATGCAGCAGGTTATGCTTACTATTTAATGGTTGCTGATGGTGACCCTTATGAAATTAAAAAAATGTCTTTACAATTTGAAGAGTCTCTAGGAGAAATAGGATACTTAATTGATATAGATATATACGAAAGCAATTTCAAAAAAATTTCACGACAAGATTTAGCGGAATTTCCACGAAAATGCTTTTTGTGTGAAAAACCAGCAAAGGTATGTGCGTTTAAACAAACTCATACATATGAACAATTGAATAATTTTATTGATAAAAAATTATTAGAAAAAACAATGTTTGTACTTTCTAATAAATATATTTATGAAGATATTGTTAATAAAGTTACTAAAGGAAAAATTAAAGCTGGAGATAGATTAAAAGAAAATAATTTAGCACAAGAATATGGAGTATCTAGAACTAAGATCAGAGAAGTTTTAAAAGAACTTGAAGATGTTGGTTTAGTTGTCCAAAAGAAAGATGTAGGAGCTGAAATTAAAACTTTTAGTCAAATGGAAATTATAGAAATTACAGATATTAGTATCAGTATTTATAAAATATTATTTGAAGATGTATTTTTGAATTTAACAGATTATGATTATCATATTATTAAAGGTATATCTGATAATTTAATTAAAATTGATATTTTAAATTACGATTTAATTTTAAGATGAGCAAAAAAATTTAAGAATCTATTATTTTCATTATCAAATAAACAGTTTACAAAAAAGCAATATGTTAAAATGGAATGTATCTTGAGTCCAATTTATTACAAAGTATATGTTCAAATCTCAAAAGGTAAAACTAATTTAAAAGAAGAGCAATTAGACATATGTAATGCCTTAATGCAAAAAGATTATCATAAATATATTGAAAAAGTTAATGAGTATTGTAATAAACTAAAGAAAATATTTTTGGAGATGTAA
- a CDS encoding 2-hydroxycarboxylate transporter family protein produces the protein MKLVLTEDEINRFDLRKARGQTKVDKTKEKLRKYEERQMLLLEKQIGKAKISHEKSMIKLNEKRSQQIIKLNNKNASEQMIAGINAYFDNRIKDKEEDFDILNQNFSLAKEDLINGVADTNSNNIRIYVESVETKIEKITFKRNWKQIKAELEESIQDKKILKEEKRIRFEQLSHETKLYTPLSIKWKNYWESVGVKWSLWKMNTKLSLIKCKNYSFKEWITIKIWTIPMWMYLTFAGILTASILTDTVEANMIYGPAILLIIAIISGAIFSKIPIWKKYFGGAVMGSMFVGAFLVYFGVFYKGDNGVYDSVAMWFKNQDFLSLYISVLLVGAVLLIPRKMIIKATGGFFILIIAGTALGLLFGLLGSLITGMDMKELILYYALPILADGNGGGIQPIGAIAGKFGYSEELWISRALAISTLASIMSVVAAAIVNGIGKSKPSLSGDGKLMLRDIHTVDRTSKANDRNIAASLLMIFMIYILSDLFEKAIFTEDRIGLLIPNFAWMIVICLVLNLCNIVPREMKLGAEKINKFISKQTTWLLMVGVGIIYINLEEFIKALNGEAIFITMLFVIGATIGPMLLAKPLKFNAVESAVSAGLCMTAQGGSGAIAVLGTSERMELMPFGQITCRIAGSVVLIFAAIAFAQYPPVDSEMPQFLVY, from the coding sequence ATGAAACTTGTTTTAACTGAGGATGAAATTAACAGGTTTGACCTTAGAAAGGCTAGGGGGCAAACTAAAGTTGATAAGACAAAAGAAAAACTGAGAAAATATGAAGAACGTCAAATGCTTTTATTAGAAAAGCAGATCGGTAAAGCTAAAATTTCTCATGAAAAATCAATGATTAAATTGAATGAAAAAAGAAGTCAACAAATCATTAAATTAAATAATAAAAATGCCAGTGAGCAAATGATTGCAGGTATTAATGCCTATTTTGATAATCGTATTAAGGATAAAGAAGAAGATTTTGATATTCTAAATCAAAACTTTTCATTAGCCAAAGAAGATTTGATTAATGGGGTTGCGGATACAAACTCAAATAATATTAGAATTTATGTTGAATCTGTTGAGACTAAAATTGAAAAAATTACATTTAAACGTAATTGGAAACAAATTAAAGCAGAATTGGAAGAATCAATTCAAGACAAAAAAATATTAAAAGAAGAAAAAAGAATTAGATTTGAACAATTAAGTCATGAAACTAAACTTTATACACCACTTAGTATTAAATGAAAAAATTACTGAGAAAGTGTTGGGGTAAAATGATCTTTATGAAAAATGAATACTAAATTATCTTTAATAAAATGTAAGAATTATTCATTTAAAGAATGAATTACTATTAAAATTTGAACAATTCCTATGTGAATGTACTTAACATTTGCAGGTATTCTAACTGCCTCTATTCTAACAGATACAGTAGAAGCAAATATGATTTATGGTCCTGCAATTTTGTTAATTATTGCAATTATATCAGGAGCCATATTTAGCAAAATTCCAATTTGAAAAAAATACTTTGGGGGAGCAGTTATGGGATCAATGTTTGTTGGTGCTTTTCTAGTATACTTTGGAGTATTTTATAAAGGAGATAATGGAGTATATGACTCTGTTGCAATGTGATTTAAAAATCAAGATTTCTTAAGTCTATATATTTCTGTATTACTAGTTGGTGCAGTTTTATTAATTCCAAGAAAAATGATTATTAAAGCAACTGGAGGATTCTTTATTTTAATTATTGCAGGTACTGCATTGGGATTATTATTTGGACTTTTAGGATCATTAATTACTGGAATGGATATGAAAGAATTAATTTTATACTATGCATTACCAATTTTAGCTGATGGTAATGGGGGAGGTATTCAACCAATTGGTGCAATTGCTGGAAAATTTGGTTATTCAGAAGAATTATGAATTTCAAGAGCACTAGCTATTTCAACATTAGCTTCAATTATGTCAGTAGTTGCTGCAGCTATTGTTAATGGAATTGGAAAATCAAAACCTTCTCTATCTGGAGATGGAAAATTAATGTTAAGAGATATTCACACAGTGGATAGAACTTCAAAAGCAAATGACAGAAACATTGCAGCGTCATTGTTAATGATATTTATGATTTATATTCTTTCTGATTTATTTGAAAAAGCAATTTTTACAGAAGATAGAATTGGACTTTTAATTCCTAACTTTGCTTGAATGATCGTTATTTGTTTAGTATTAAACTTATGTAATATTGTTCCTAGAGAAATGAAATTAGGAGCAGAAAAAATTAATAAATTTATTTCAAAACAAACAACTTGATTATTAATGGTTGGTGTTGGTATTATTTACATCAACTTAGAAGAATTTATTAAAGCATTAAATGGTGAAGCTATATTTATTACAATGCTATTTGTTATTGGAGCAACTATTGGGCCAATGTTATTGGCAAAACCATTGAAATTTAATGCAGTTGAATCTGCTGTATCTGCTGGATTATGTATGACAGCACAAGGTGGAAGTGGAGCTATTGCTGTTCTTGGAACATCAGAAAGAATGGAACTAATGCCATTTGGTCAAATTACTTGTAGAATTGCAGGTAGTGTTGTGCTAATTTTTGCAGCCATTGCATTTGCGCAATATCCACCAGTAGACTCAGAAATGCCACAATTCCTTGTATATTAG
- a CDS encoding citrate lyase acyl carrier protein codes for MNKIIVGSIESGDLMITLSQNSDIKKNEIKLTSRFLQQYGEEIKEIINNICLEKGIEGLLIEVNDQGAIPAVIRARTKTALERFKEQNG; via the coding sequence ATGAACAAAATTATTGTAGGAAGTATTGAGTCAGGAGATCTAATGATAACTCTGAGTCAAAATAGTGATATTAAAAAGAATGAGATAAAACTAACATCAAGATTTCTTCAACAATATGGTGAAGAAATTAAAGAAATTATAAATAATATATGTTTAGAAAAAGGAATTGAAGGATTATTAATTGAAGTAAATGATCAAGGTGCAATTCCAGCTGTAATTAGAGCTAGAACAAAAACTGCTCTTGAAAGATTTAAAGAACAAAATGGCTAA